Proteins encoded in a region of the Azospirillum thiophilum genome:
- a CDS encoding N-acetylmuramoyl-L-alanine amidase family protein, with amino-acid sequence MDRRQLLGLGLSKLWLTALGTAGLALAQPFGSGAALAGQRRPERKPVAAPPARARLVMLDPGHGGNDPGAIGTRGTFEKDVTLDIARSVARTLAERSGVAVKLTRRDDRFLALDDRVALARETGADLFVSIHADSAPNADARGLSAYILSDKASDAFASRLAQQENRADRFGKPGTMGGGRIVKDILLDLTARHTRHASLAARQLLVEGAGKELHLLDNPMRSANFAVLKAPDVPSVLVETGFLTNPKDEEILRDPTARRVVARVLAREIAAVLSSPAFA; translated from the coding sequence ATGGATCGACGACAGCTGCTTGGGCTCGGGCTGAGCAAGCTTTGGTTAACGGCGCTCGGCACGGCCGGCCTCGCGCTGGCGCAGCCGTTCGGGTCCGGCGCGGCCCTCGCCGGCCAGCGGCGGCCCGAGCGCAAGCCGGTCGCCGCCCCGCCGGCGCGGGCACGGCTGGTGATGCTCGACCCCGGTCACGGCGGCAACGATCCCGGCGCCATCGGCACGCGCGGCACCTTCGAGAAGGACGTGACGCTGGACATCGCCCGCAGCGTCGCCCGGACGCTGGCGGAGCGGAGTGGCGTCGCGGTGAAGCTGACGCGGCGCGACGACCGTTTCCTGGCGCTGGACGACCGGGTGGCCCTGGCGCGCGAGACCGGCGCCGACCTGTTCGTATCGATCCACGCCGACAGCGCGCCCAATGCCGATGCCCGCGGCCTGTCGGCCTACATCCTGTCGGACAAGGCATCCGACGCCTTCGCCTCACGCCTCGCCCAGCAGGAGAACCGGGCCGACCGATTCGGCAAGCCGGGGACGATGGGCGGCGGACGGATCGTCAAGGACATCCTGCTCGACCTGACCGCCCGCCACACCCGCCATGCCTCGCTGGCCGCGCGCCAGCTGCTGGTGGAGGGGGCGGGAAAGGAGCTGCACCTGCTCGACAACCCGATGCGCTCGGCCAATTTCGCGGTTCTGAAGGCGCCGGACGTGCCGTCGGTGCTGGTCGAGACCGGCTTCCTCACCAACCCGAAGGACGAGGAGATCCTGCGCGACCCCACCGCGCGGCGGGTGGTCGCCCGCGTACTGGCGCGCGAGATCGCAGCCGTGCTGTCCAGCCCAGCTTTCGCCTGA
- a CDS encoding IclR family transcriptional regulator has translation MKAQAQTSSMKPNSMTASGMKAGTMARRIIHDDPSEGAAAIIKTAIIETPRIKNDNGKSEAKAERGQVVQSLCRALNILTILGASDGPMTLTELAEAATLSPSTTHRLLTTLQYERYVRFDQSARGWVIGVQAYMTGANFLKTRNLVDVARPRMRRLMEESSEIVNLAVEENGEALYLARVGGPRAAQVAVPQADRTLLHCSAVGKALLAGMTETKVQTIVTQRGMRQFTRSTLSSLPALYRDLSLVRTRGYALDQEERVSGMRCVAAPIFDENSRVMGALSLSGSSRRIEDERLRALGEMVKRAAAAVTQELGGRVPVPN, from the coding sequence ATGAAAGCGCAAGCCCAAACCAGCAGCATGAAGCCCAACAGCATGACCGCCAGCGGCATGAAGGCCGGCACCATGGCCCGCCGGATCATCCACGACGATCCCAGCGAGGGCGCCGCGGCGATCATCAAGACCGCGATCATCGAGACGCCGCGGATCAAGAACGACAACGGCAAGAGCGAGGCCAAGGCCGAGCGCGGCCAGGTCGTGCAGTCGCTGTGCCGCGCGCTGAACATCCTGACGATCCTCGGCGCCAGCGACGGGCCGATGACCCTGACCGAACTGGCGGAGGCCGCGACCCTGTCGCCTTCCACCACCCACCGCCTGCTGACGACCCTGCAGTATGAGCGCTACGTCCGCTTCGACCAGAGCGCGCGCGGCTGGGTGATCGGCGTCCAGGCCTACATGACCGGCGCCAATTTCCTGAAGACCCGCAATCTGGTCGACGTCGCCCGTCCCCGCATGCGCCGCCTGATGGAGGAGAGCAGCGAGATCGTCAATCTGGCGGTCGAGGAGAATGGCGAGGCGCTGTATCTGGCTCGCGTCGGGGGCCCGCGCGCCGCGCAGGTCGCGGTGCCGCAGGCCGACCGCACGCTGCTGCATTGCTCCGCCGTCGGCAAGGCCCTGCTGGCCGGCATGACCGAGACCAAGGTGCAGACCATCGTGACCCAGCGCGGCATGCGCCAGTTCACCCGCAGCACCCTGTCGTCGCTGCCGGCGCTGTATCGCGACCTGTCGCTGGTGCGGACGCGCGGCTATGCGCTGGACCAGGAGGAGCGGGTGTCGGGCATGCGCTGCGTCGCCGCCCCGATCTTCGATGAGAATTCCCGTGTGATGGGCGCCCTGTCGCTGTCCGGCTCCAGCCGGCGCATCGAGGACGAGCGGCTGCGCGCCCTGGGCGAGATGGTCAAGCGTGCCGCCGCGGCGGTGACACAGGAATTGGGCGGGCGCGTGCCCGTTCCCAACTGA
- a CDS encoding response regulator, with protein sequence MEQYTGHFMQHLPYLRRYARALTGTNGRGDALVTRTLEWYLEAEEAETGGNDDLSRGALYRHLNELQDKEGAAPAVAPYHPVESALMTLDETDRRLYLLVNLEDLPVGDAAAVLGIAPENAMERLTHARERVRARLTATILIVEDDAIIAYDLAETVRGMGHIVCGNAATMDEALALAAEHRPTLALMDIRLADGDNGLEVARELRARRFLPVIFVTAFPDDLAKHGLEHLGPVIPKPFTRDQIEQAITRAVFMPQPEDARETAQPH encoded by the coding sequence ATGGAGCAGTACACCGGTCATTTCATGCAGCACTTGCCCTACCTGCGCCGTTACGCCCGGGCATTGACCGGGACGAACGGGCGCGGGGACGCCTTGGTCACCCGCACCCTGGAGTGGTATCTGGAAGCCGAAGAGGCGGAAACCGGAGGGAACGACGACCTGTCGCGCGGCGCGCTCTACCGCCATCTGAACGAGCTTCAGGACAAGGAAGGCGCCGCCCCCGCGGTCGCCCCCTATCATCCGGTCGAATCCGCGCTGATGACGCTGGACGAGACCGACCGGCGGCTCTACCTGCTGGTCAACCTGGAGGATCTGCCGGTCGGCGATGCCGCCGCCGTCCTGGGCATCGCGCCGGAAAACGCGATGGAGCGGCTGACCCATGCCCGCGAGCGTGTCCGTGCCCGCCTGACCGCCACCATCCTGATCGTCGAGGACGATGCGATCATCGCCTATGATCTGGCGGAAACGGTGCGCGGCATGGGCCACATCGTCTGCGGCAACGCGGCGACGATGGACGAGGCGCTGGCCCTGGCGGCCGAGCACCGGCCGACGCTGGCCCTGATGGACATCCGTCTGGCCGACGGCGACAACGGGCTGGAGGTGGCGCGCGAACTGCGGGCCCGCCGTTTCCTGCCGGTGATCTTCGTCACCGCCTTCCCCGACGATCTGGCCAAGCACGGGTTGGAACATCTGGGGCCGGTGATTCCGAAGCCCTTCACCCGCGACCAGATCGAACAGGCGATCACGCGCGCGGTGTTCATGCCGCAGCCGGAAGACGCCCGCGAGACGGCGCAGCCCCATTGA
- a CDS encoding ABC transporter substrate-binding protein: MKRILLGAGLGMAAALALSAPAQAAKTLVYCSEGSPENFNPMLNTTGTSFDVALPVYNNLVQFEHGGTKVIPGLAESWTISDDGLVYTFKLRAGAKWHSVGDFKPTRDANADDVIFSFERQWKQDNPFHKISGGAYDYFNDMAMPKLLKSIEKVDDLTVRFTLNAVEAPFLANLAMPFAPIMSAEYGAMLLKKGTPEKIDQVPVGTGPFQFVAYQKDAVVRYKAFEQYWGGKQPLDNLVFAITPDAAVRLAKLKAGECQVMPYPNPADIDSMKKDGSIVVQEQEGLNVGYVSFNVTKKPFDDVRVRRAVSMAMDKKAMVAAVYQAAGVPAKNPIPPTMWSYNTAIEDYPYDVERAKKLLADAGYPNGFETDLWAMPVQRPYNPNAKRIAEMMQADLAKVGVKAKIVQYEWGEYRKRMQQGEHQMGMLGWTGDNGDPDNFLYTLLGCEAARPGGNNLSKWCNKEFDDLVVQAKRTTDIAARTKLYEQSQVIFKEEAPWYTIAHSVVYMGLAKNVVGYKMDPFGIHRFEGVDLK, translated from the coding sequence ATGAAGCGCATCCTGCTGGGTGCCGGGCTTGGTATGGCCGCGGCGCTGGCGCTGTCGGCGCCGGCCCAGGCGGCGAAGACCCTTGTTTATTGCTCCGAGGGAAGCCCCGAAAACTTCAACCCGATGTTGAATACGACCGGCACCAGCTTCGACGTGGCTCTCCCGGTCTACAACAACCTCGTCCAGTTCGAGCATGGCGGAACCAAGGTCATTCCAGGCCTGGCGGAATCCTGGACCATCTCCGACGACGGGCTGGTCTACACCTTCAAGCTGCGTGCCGGTGCCAAGTGGCACAGCGTCGGCGACTTCAAGCCGACGCGCGACGCCAACGCCGATGACGTCATCTTCTCGTTCGAGCGCCAGTGGAAGCAGGACAATCCCTTCCACAAGATCTCCGGCGGCGCCTACGACTACTTCAACGACATGGCGATGCCCAAGCTGTTGAAGTCGATCGAGAAGGTGGACGACCTGACGGTCAGGTTCACGTTGAACGCGGTCGAGGCGCCGTTCCTGGCCAACCTCGCCATGCCGTTCGCGCCGATCATGTCGGCCGAATACGGCGCGATGCTGCTGAAGAAGGGCACGCCCGAGAAGATCGACCAGGTGCCGGTCGGCACCGGCCCCTTCCAGTTCGTCGCCTACCAGAAGGACGCCGTCGTCCGCTACAAGGCATTCGAGCAGTATTGGGGCGGCAAGCAGCCGCTCGACAACCTCGTCTTCGCGATCACGCCCGACGCGGCGGTCCGGCTGGCCAAGCTGAAGGCCGGCGAATGCCAGGTCATGCCCTATCCGAACCCGGCCGACATCGACTCGATGAAGAAGGACGGCTCGATCGTCGTGCAGGAGCAGGAAGGCCTGAACGTCGGCTACGTCTCCTTCAACGTGACCAAGAAGCCGTTCGACGACGTGCGCGTCCGCCGCGCCGTCAGCATGGCGATGGACAAGAAGGCGATGGTCGCCGCGGTCTATCAGGCCGCCGGCGTCCCGGCCAAGAACCCGATCCCGCCGACCATGTGGTCGTACAACACCGCGATCGAGGATTATCCGTACGACGTCGAGCGGGCGAAGAAGCTGCTGGCCGATGCGGGATATCCCAACGGCTTCGAGACCGACCTGTGGGCGATGCCGGTGCAGCGTCCCTACAACCCCAACGCCAAGCGCATCGCCGAGATGATGCAGGCCGATCTGGCCAAGGTCGGCGTCAAGGCGAAGATCGTGCAGTACGAGTGGGGTGAATACCGCAAGCGGATGCAGCAGGGCGAGCACCAGATGGGCATGCTCGGCTGGACCGGCGACAACGGCGACCCCGACAACTTCCTCTACACCCTGCTGGGCTGCGAGGCGGCGCGTCCGGGCGGCAACAACCTGTCCAAATGGTGCAACAAGGAGTTCGACGACCTCGTCGTCCAGGCCAAGCGCACCACCGACATCGCCGCGCGCACCAAGCTTTACGAACAGTCCCAGGTCATCTTCAAGGAAGAGGCGCCCTGGTACACCATCGCCCATTCGGTGGTCTACATGGGGCTCGCCAAGAATGTCGTCGGCTACAAGATGGATCCGTTCGGCATCCATCGCTTCGAAGGCGTCGACCTGAAG
- a CDS encoding NAD(P)H-quinone oxidoreductase, translating to MAEHRAESRTMAAVEVSQPGKPEVLVPVRRPVPDPAPGEVRIAVQAAGVNRPDVLQRLGKYNPPPGVTDIPGLEVAGTIDALGEGVEGWAVGDPVCALLAGGGYAGFCVVPAAQCLPVPAGLSMAEAAALPETAFTVWSNVFERGALQPGETLLVHGGTSGIGTTAIQLGAAFGARVFATARGADKCRACVELGAERAIDYGEEDFVAVVKEATGGAGVNVVLDIVGGDYVARSIDALAVEGRYVCIGFVRGATATVNFFPVMTKRLVLTGSTLRARPVAYKQAVAEQLKARVWPLIAEGRIKPVVHEIFPLARAADAHRLMESNRHVGKIVLAVE from the coding sequence ATGGCCGAACATAGGGCCGAATCCAGAACCATGGCGGCGGTCGAGGTGAGCCAGCCGGGCAAGCCGGAGGTGCTGGTCCCGGTGCGCCGCCCGGTTCCGGACCCGGCGCCGGGCGAGGTCCGCATCGCCGTCCAGGCGGCCGGGGTCAACCGCCCCGACGTGCTCCAGCGGCTTGGCAAGTACAACCCGCCGCCGGGCGTCACCGACATCCCCGGGCTGGAGGTCGCCGGCACGATCGACGCGCTGGGCGAGGGTGTGGAGGGCTGGGCGGTCGGCGATCCGGTCTGCGCCCTGCTGGCCGGCGGCGGCTATGCCGGGTTCTGCGTGGTCCCGGCCGCCCAATGCCTGCCGGTCCCCGCCGGCCTGTCGATGGCCGAGGCGGCGGCCCTGCCCGAGACCGCCTTCACCGTCTGGTCGAACGTGTTCGAGCGCGGCGCCCTCCAGCCCGGCGAGACGCTGCTGGTCCATGGCGGCACGTCGGGCATCGGCACCACGGCGATCCAGCTTGGCGCCGCCTTCGGCGCGCGCGTCTTCGCCACCGCCCGCGGCGCCGACAAATGCCGCGCCTGCGTCGAGCTGGGGGCGGAACGCGCCATCGATTACGGCGAGGAGGATTTCGTCGCGGTGGTCAAGGAGGCGACCGGCGGAGCGGGTGTGAATGTGGTGCTCGACATCGTCGGCGGCGATTATGTGGCCCGCAGCATCGATGCCCTTGCGGTCGAGGGCCGCTATGTCTGCATCGGCTTCGTCCGCGGCGCGACGGCGACGGTGAATTTCTTCCCCGTGATGACCAAGCGGCTGGTGCTGACCGGCTCCACCCTGCGGGCGCGGCCGGTCGCCTACAAGCAGGCGGTGGCCGAGCAGTTGAAGGCCCGCGTCTGGCCGCTGATCGCCGAAGGGCGGATCAAACCGGTCGTCCACGAGATCTTCCCGCTGGCCCGGGCCGCCGACGCCCACCGGCTGATGGAGAGCAACAGGCATGTCGGCAAGATCGTGCTGGCGGTGGAGTGA
- a CDS encoding AMP-binding protein yields the protein MTTAGARSGHLDSFTRDRLPAPSQRPDLILDRPELRYPERLNAVSALIDGWRDRGRDDSPCLIGGDGTVWSYGRMRDTVDRIARVLTEDYGLVTGNRVLLRGPNTPMLAACWLAVIKAGGVLVPTMPLLRAPELADVLTRARIDMALCDTHFLDDLEEAALPSLRIVGFRDGELEHRIATKPAGFEAADTAADDVALIAFTSGTTGTPKAAAHLHRHLLAIADLSPRSALGTQADDVFCGSPTLAFAYGLGGLLLFPLRIGASVILLERGTADRLLEAAARHRATVMFTVPTVYRGMIGRMAADPVLADGLRSLRLCVSAGEPLPQQTFEGWRDATGLEILDSLGTTELLNAVLHAVPGDVRPGSTGKPVPGYEAMVVDDQFRKLPPGQVGRLAVRGATGCLYLDDPRQESYVQQGWNLTGDAFHVDEDGFFWYHARTDDLIVSAGYKISGLEVENILLAHEAVQECAVIAAPDPVRGTIPKAFVVLRDGLYPDERLAEELQSYVKEHIAPYKYPRAIEFLDALPRTETGKVQRFKLRRRAWQPDEVG from the coding sequence ATGACGACAGCCGGGGCACGATCCGGACATCTGGACAGCTTCACCCGCGACCGGCTGCCGGCCCCGTCGCAGCGCCCCGACCTCATTCTCGACCGCCCCGAACTCCGGTATCCCGAACGCCTCAACGCCGTCTCCGCCCTGATCGACGGCTGGCGCGACCGCGGCCGGGACGACAGCCCCTGTCTGATCGGCGGCGACGGCACGGTGTGGAGCTATGGCCGGATGCGCGACACCGTCGACCGCATCGCCCGTGTGCTGACCGAGGATTACGGGCTGGTCACCGGGAACCGCGTGCTGCTGCGCGGGCCGAACACCCCGATGCTGGCCGCCTGCTGGCTGGCGGTGATCAAGGCCGGCGGCGTGCTGGTGCCGACCATGCCGCTGCTGCGCGCGCCGGAGCTGGCCGACGTGCTGACGCGCGCCCGGATCGACATGGCGCTGTGCGACACCCATTTCCTCGACGATCTGGAGGAGGCGGCGCTGCCCTCGCTGCGCATCGTCGGCTTCCGCGACGGCGAGCTGGAGCACCGCATCGCCACCAAGCCGGCCGGATTCGAGGCGGCGGACACCGCGGCCGACGACGTGGCGCTGATCGCCTTCACCTCCGGCACCACCGGCACGCCCAAGGCGGCGGCCCATCTGCATCGCCACCTGCTGGCGATCGCCGATCTGTCGCCGCGCTCGGCGCTGGGAACGCAGGCGGACGACGTGTTCTGCGGCTCGCCGACGCTGGCCTTCGCCTATGGGCTGGGCGGGCTGCTGCTGTTCCCGCTGCGCATCGGCGCCTCGGTCATCCTGCTGGAGCGCGGGACCGCCGACCGGCTGCTGGAGGCGGCGGCCCGGCACAGGGCGACGGTGATGTTCACCGTGCCCACCGTCTATCGCGGCATGATCGGCCGGATGGCCGCGGATCCGGTGCTGGCGGACGGACTGCGCTCCCTGCGGCTGTGCGTGTCTGCCGGCGAGCCGCTGCCGCAGCAGACCTTCGAGGGCTGGCGCGACGCCACCGGGCTGGAGATCCTCGACAGCCTGGGCACCACCGAACTGTTGAACGCCGTGCTGCATGCGGTGCCCGGCGACGTCCGTCCCGGCTCCACCGGCAAGCCGGTGCCGGGCTACGAGGCGATGGTGGTCGACGACCAGTTCCGCAAGCTGCCGCCGGGGCAGGTCGGCCGGCTGGCGGTGCGCGGCGCGACCGGCTGCCTCTATCTCGACGACCCGCGGCAGGAAAGCTATGTCCAGCAGGGCTGGAACCTGACCGGCGACGCCTTCCACGTCGATGAGGACGGCTTCTTCTGGTACCACGCCCGCACCGACGACCTGATCGTCTCGGCCGGCTACAAGATCTCCGGGCTGGAGGTCGAGAACATCCTGCTGGCGCACGAGGCGGTGCAGGAATGCGCGGTGATCGCCGCTCCCGATCCCGTGCGCGGGACGATTCCCAAGGCGTTCGTCGTGCTGCGCGACGGGCTGTACCCCGACGAGCGTCTGGCGGAAGAGCTCCAGAGCTACGTCAAGGAGCACATCGCTCCCTACAAGTACCCGCGCGCGATCGAGTTCCTCGATGCCCTGCCGCGGACGGAAACCGGCAAGGTCCAGCGCTTCAAGCTGCGCCGCCGCGCGTGGCAGCCGGACGAGGTTGGATAA
- a CDS encoding BON domain-containing protein: MTGSSRLGTLFALACAGASLAGCGPLLLGTAGGAAVVASQERGFGGFVSDTEIRARINSLWLQHSIDMTNRIGLTVDQGRVLLTGRAADPQMRLDAVRLAWQAQGVKEVINEIQIDNGSSIVDSARDTWISTQIRSRITFDADIHSQNYSIDTVDGVVYLMGVASSQEELDRTLQHARSVANVQRVVSYVRLLSNLQG, encoded by the coding sequence GTGACCGGTTCGAGCCGCCTTGGGACACTGTTCGCGCTTGCCTGCGCCGGGGCCTCGCTCGCCGGCTGCGGCCCGCTGCTGCTCGGCACGGCGGGCGGCGCCGCGGTGGTCGCCTCGCAGGAACGCGGCTTCGGCGGCTTCGTCAGCGATACCGAAATCCGCGCCCGCATCAACTCGCTGTGGCTCCAGCACTCGATCGACATGACCAACCGGATCGGCCTGACCGTCGACCAGGGCCGCGTCCTGCTGACCGGCCGCGCCGCCGATCCGCAGATGCGGCTGGACGCGGTGCGGCTCGCCTGGCAGGCGCAGGGCGTCAAGGAAGTCATCAACGAAATCCAGATCGACAACGGGTCGAGCATCGTCGACAGCGCGCGCGACACCTGGATCTCGACCCAGATTCGCAGCCGCATCACCTTCGATGCGGACATTCATAGCCAGAACTACAGCATCGATACCGTCGATGGCGTTGTTTATCTGATGGGCGTCGCCAGTTCACAGGAAGAGCTGGATCGCACGCTCCAGCACGCCCGCTCGGTCGCCAACGTCCAACGCGTCGTCAGCTACGTCCGCCTGCTCTCAAACCTCCAGGGTTGA
- a CDS encoding ChbG/HpnK family deacetylase has protein sequence MTETSPTRLVLCADDYGLAPGVDAAIRDLIAAGRLTATSVMSLCPHWRPDAAALRELKDKADVGLHFTLTDQPPLGPMPLLAPNGRLPPLGRLMGWAYRGKLNGAAVRAEIRAELSRQLDAFTQSWGGPPDHIDGHQHVHQLPGIREAVVDALAALNSALPGAPAGAYVRLCGEPVAAILRRGVAVPKTLLIGGLGGGLTRMARARGIPANSRFAGVYDFAGKRPFAELMPRFLDGLDGGSGSRPLIMVHPGLPDAELRRVDSLVEPRRAEYDYLRGPEFAALLERRAIRLTRFAGFAL, from the coding sequence ATGACCGAGACGTCCCCCACCCGACTTGTTCTCTGTGCCGACGATTACGGGCTGGCACCCGGAGTCGATGCCGCCATCCGCGACCTGATCGCCGCCGGCCGGCTGACCGCGACGTCGGTCATGAGCCTCTGCCCGCACTGGCGCCCCGACGCGGCGGCGTTGCGCGAGCTGAAGGACAAGGCCGATGTCGGGTTGCATTTCACCCTGACCGACCAGCCACCGCTGGGGCCGATGCCGCTCCTCGCCCCCAACGGGCGGTTGCCGCCGTTGGGGCGGCTGATGGGCTGGGCCTATCGCGGGAAACTGAACGGCGCCGCCGTCCGCGCCGAAATCCGTGCCGAACTGTCGCGCCAGCTCGACGCCTTCACCCAGTCCTGGGGCGGACCGCCGGACCACATCGACGGCCACCAGCATGTCCACCAGCTGCCCGGAATCCGCGAGGCGGTGGTGGACGCGCTTGCCGCCCTGAACAGCGCATTGCCCGGCGCCCCGGCCGGCGCCTATGTCCGGCTGTGCGGCGAGCCGGTGGCCGCGATCCTGCGGCGTGGCGTCGCGGTGCCGAAGACGCTGCTGATCGGCGGGCTCGGCGGCGGATTGACCCGCATGGCGCGGGCGCGCGGCATTCCCGCAAACAGCCGCTTCGCCGGGGTCTACGACTTCGCCGGCAAGCGTCCCTTCGCCGAACTGATGCCGCGCTTCCTCGACGGGCTGGATGGCGGATCGGGCAGCCGTCCCCTGATCATGGTCCACCCCGGCCTTCCCGACGCCGAACTGCGCCGCGTCGACAGCCTGGTCGAGCCACGGCGGGCGGAATACGATTATCTGCGCGGACCGGAGTTCGCCGCCCTGCTGGAGCGGCGCGCCATCCGGCTGACCCGCTTCGCCGGCTTCGCCCTGTAA
- a CDS encoding DMT family transporter has protein sequence MPLPTLPLSLRSGPLAAYGLYLVGSALMAANPVIGRAVAHVVPPIGMAFWRWLVAFLIVLPFALPGLLAHRHRLRRQWRHYLLLGVLGQGISGAIVYYGLERTSATNASLIYATSPAMILALAAVWLGDAIRPRQVIGLLLAMAGVLAILTRGDVEALLHLSFNVGDLLVLAGAVSWAVYTILLRQSGTPLPVVTAFAANAFAGVLVLAPFYAWETIAVRPVPVSASTILSIVAVALFASVLALLTYQKTIAMMGAARASTALYVSPLWAALASWLLLAEPLQGFHLIGVLLVLPGVMLATLPARKPAAVAAAETA, from the coding sequence ATGCCGCTTCCCACATTGCCGCTTTCCCTGCGTTCCGGTCCGCTGGCCGCCTACGGCCTCTATCTGGTCGGATCGGCGCTGATGGCTGCGAATCCGGTGATCGGCCGGGCGGTCGCGCATGTGGTGCCGCCGATCGGAATGGCCTTCTGGCGCTGGCTGGTCGCCTTCCTGATCGTCCTGCCCTTCGCCCTGCCCGGCCTGCTGGCCCATCGCCACCGGTTGAGGCGGCAGTGGCGGCATTACCTGCTGCTCGGCGTGCTGGGCCAGGGGATTTCCGGCGCCATCGTCTATTACGGGCTGGAGCGCACCAGCGCCACCAATGCCAGCCTGATCTACGCCACCAGCCCGGCGATGATCCTGGCGCTCGCCGCCGTCTGGCTGGGCGACGCCATCCGGCCGCGGCAGGTGATCGGACTCCTGCTGGCGATGGCCGGCGTGCTGGCGATCCTGACCCGCGGCGACGTCGAGGCGCTGCTGCACCTGTCCTTCAATGTCGGCGACCTGCTGGTGCTGGCCGGGGCGGTGTCCTGGGCGGTCTACACCATCCTGCTGCGGCAATCGGGCACGCCCCTGCCGGTGGTCACCGCCTTCGCCGCCAACGCGTTCGCCGGAGTCCTGGTGCTGGCGCCCTTCTATGCCTGGGAGACCATCGCGGTGCGGCCGGTCCCCGTCTCGGCCTCCACCATCCTGTCGATCGTCGCGGTCGCGCTGTTCGCCTCGGTCCTGGCGCTGCTCACCTACCAGAAGACCATCGCCATGATGGGCGCCGCGCGCGCCTCCACCGCGCTGTACGTGTCGCCGCTGTGGGCCGCGCTGGCCTCCTGGCTGCTGCTGGCCGAGCCGTTGCAGGGCTTCCACCTGATCGGCGTGCTGCTGGTCCTGCCGGGGGTGATGCTGGCCACGCTGCCCGCCCGCAAGCCGGCGGCGGTAGCCGCGGCGGAAACCGCCTGA
- the purU gene encoding formyltetrahydrofolate deformylase, which translates to MSETGSDYILTVSCPDTVGIVFAVSGFLAERSCNIIDSAQFGDRISGLFFMRVSFNGSDGGPSKAQLEAEFAAQVAERFAMTWKIHDARRRPRVLIMVSKFGHCLNDLLYRYRTGYLPIEIPAIVSNHRDFYQLAAWHNIPFHHLPVGSDNKAQQEARLLEIVDEERVDLVVLARYMQVLSGALCERMAGRVINIHHSFLPSFKGAKPYHQAHARGVKLIGATAHYVTSNLDEGPIIEQEAERVDHTMTPDDLVAIGRDIENIVLARAVRYHVEHRVLLNGSKTVVFR; encoded by the coding sequence ATGTCCGAGACCGGCTCCGACTATATCCTCACCGTTTCCTGCCCCGACACCGTCGGCATCGTCTTCGCGGTGTCCGGCTTCCTGGCGGAGCGGAGCTGCAACATCATCGACAGCGCCCAGTTCGGCGACCGCATCTCCGGCCTGTTCTTCATGCGCGTCAGCTTCAACGGCAGCGACGGCGGGCCGTCCAAGGCGCAGTTGGAGGCCGAGTTCGCCGCCCAGGTGGCGGAACGCTTCGCCATGACCTGGAAGATCCACGACGCCCGCCGCCGGCCGCGCGTGCTGATCATGGTGTCGAAGTTCGGCCATTGTCTGAACGACCTGCTGTACCGCTACCGCACCGGTTACCTGCCGATCGAAATCCCGGCAATCGTCTCCAACCACCGCGATTTCTACCAGCTGGCGGCCTGGCACAACATTCCGTTCCACCATCTGCCGGTCGGGTCCGACAACAAGGCGCAGCAGGAGGCCCGCCTGCTGGAGATCGTCGACGAGGAGAGGGTCGACCTCGTGGTGCTCGCCCGCTACATGCAGGTGCTGTCGGGCGCGCTGTGCGAGCGGATGGCCGGGCGGGTCATCAACATCCACCACAGCTTCCTGCCCAGCTTCAAGGGGGCCAAGCCCTATCACCAGGCGCATGCCCGCGGCGTCAAGCTGATCGGCGCCACCGCGCATTATGTCACCTCCAACCTCGACGAGGGTCCGATCATCGAGCAGGAGGCCGAGCGCGTCGACCATACGATGACGCCCGACGATCTGGTGGCCATCGGGCGCGACATCGAGAACATCGTGCTGGCCCGCGCCGTGCGCTACCACGTCGAACACCGCGTGCTGCTGAACGGCAGCAAGACGGTTGTCTTCCGCTGA